The genome window CAGTGCGCGGATTGCCGATGCAATAGAGATACCCCACCGGCACCTTCACCCAGTGGTAGTTGTCATCCCCCCCGGCCTCGAGCAGCAGGACGTTATTGGTAGGATCAGCACTGAGACGGTTGGCAAGTACACAGCCTGCGGTGCCTGCACCGACGATGATATAATCATAATGGCCGTCTAGCTGTGTCTCATCATGCATGGTGATCCCCTCCCAATATGCCTGCGCCGCCTCCCGGCTCGATATTGGTAGAGCGCCCGGCGACAGGTCACAATCCCTGCCGTAAATGAGGGCACCGCCCCCTTTGCCGACCTTTTGCCACAAAGCCACATTTGCTGCGCTTCGCGTCCCCATTGCATCCGTTTGTTGCTTTTTTTGGCCCACAGGTGAATATGACCAGATTGGATATACTGCCCCGAAGCGCTAGATTTTCCCTTTAAGGAAGAGAATTTTATCGCCGCGCGGTGGCTAAATACGAAGGTTGGAACTGTTGCGGCGACCCGAATTTATATTGTTCCTCGGATGTCTTGCCATCACTTTTGGGGTGTTCCTTTACAGCAGCCGCAGCAACGATGCTGCCGCCGAACAGGCCTTTGACCGGATGGCCGAGGAAAGCCTGCAAAGCCTCGACGCGAGGATGCGTACCTACCTGCAAAGCCTCAACGGCGTCGCCGCGTTCATGAACGCCTCTGACGAGGTGACCGCCCGCGATTTTGCGCATTACGTCGACACGCTGGAAATCGACAGCTTCTTGCCCGGCATCAACGGCATTGGTTTCGTCGCTTCGGTGGCCAAGGGGACCGAGGCCGCATTCATCGAAGAAGTCACCGCCCTTGGAATCGAGGACTTCCGCATCCACCCAGATACCGGCAACGCCGAAAAGTTGGTGATCCAATATATCTATCCCCAAGGGCCGAATGCAGAGGCTGTCGGCCTCGACATCAGTTTTAACGACGACCGCCGCCGCGCTGCCCTGCGCGCCCGCGAAACCGGAGAGCCACAGCTAACACCGCGCATTCTGTTGGTGCAGGATAAGACGCGGCAGCCCGGTTTCCTTCTGCTCCGCCCGGTCTATACCGCGAATGCGGGCACGCAGGAAGCAGCGGTATTTTCCGGCTGGGTCTATGCGCCCTTTGTCGGTGCGAACCTTTTGAACGAGCTGACCCCCGCGCAGGGAGAGGCATATGACATCAAGGTATTCGATGGGCTGACCATAGCCCCAGAAAACCAGATTTTTGACAGCTCCGACAAAGATGCGGAGGGCGGACGCCATAGCGTCACACAAACAATCGAACGGTTCGGACGACCCTGGACAGTCGTCCAAGTTAGCACAGCCGGTTTCGACAGCGCCACGCATAGCGCCGTGCCGGAAATCTTGCTTATCTCTGGTATTTTGCTGGCGATCCTATTCTTTGTGGCCTTCCGCAGCCTGCGCCAACGCAGCGCAGCGCTCAGCCAACTTGCCGTCCTGCGCGAACGTCAGATCGACGCCCATGAAGAGGAAAACCGCTCGGTCATCGAAAACGCCGTGACGCCTGTGTTCCTGCTCGACAGCAAGGATCGCGTACGTTTCGCCAACCAAGCGGCACTGGTCTGTTTCGGCTATGGCCGCGAGGCGCTAGAAGGCATGGACTTTGCCGATCTTGTGACCGAACAGATCAATGATCACGACCATGAACAAGTCAATGCCGCGGGCAAGACCTGCTTTGGCCAAAAGCTAAAGCTCGACCTGCAACGCAACAGTTGGACCACCCACACCGGCGAGCGGCGCGTGACAGCGATTGTGCGCGATCTTACCTCGGAACTTGCGGTGCAGGATGAACTGGCGCGCAATAAGGCGCTTTATGACCTAGCCCTTGAAGGCGCGCAGATTGGCGTTTTCGACATTGACCTGCGCAGCGGCAAATCCGAGGTGTCAGACACATGGCGCCATATCTTGGGGATGGCGGATTACGAGCGGCTTGCCGATCCGCAGGCGGAATTTCTAAAACGGGTTCACCCCGATGACCTGCCCCTGCTCACCCAGACCGATCAAGCCTGCATTACAGGCCAGCAAAAGCGATCCGTGACCGAATACCGGATGAAGGTGGGCACCGGTGAATGGCGCTGGATGCGCTCTGACGCCGTGGTGACCGAACGTGATGAGAATGGCACCGCCCTGCGGATGGTCGGCACCCAGACAGATGTGACGGATGTCGTTCATGCGCGTAACGCTCTTGAAACCAGCGAGCGGCGGTTCCGGCAGGTGCTTGCCGCCGCACCGGTGGGCATGGCCATTCTTGGCGAAGGCGGCGTCTTTAACAGCGTAAACAGCGCGCTGTGTACGCTCTGCGGCTATAGCGAAGATGAACTGCTATCGAACACCAAACTGGGCGATCTGATGCCCGATGGCGATTTGCAGAAGCTTTACGGAGAGGTCCGCGGGCTAGTCGAATCCCGCAGTTCGCACACCTATCAGGCCGAATACCGCATCACGCATAAATTGGGCTATGAGCGTTGGGGCCTGTTCAACGTCTCTTGGACATTCGACAAGAACAACCGAAGCTATGTGTTCATCGTTCAGATCAACGACATCACCGATCAAAAGAAGCTTGAGCAGATCAAAAGCGAATTTGTCTCAACCGTCAGTCATGAGCTGCGCACTCCGCTCACCTCGATCAAAGGGGCATTGGGCCTGATCGACACCACGGACAACACGCGCCTTCTTCCGGCACATATTCGGCTGATCGACATCGCGCGCAGCAACGCCGACCGACTATCGCATATCGTGAACGATATCCTCGACCTCGAAAAAATCTCTTCTGGGGAGGTTCAGTTCGATTTTCATGACGTTGATTTGAACGACGTGATCAGCGATTCCGTGAATGAGATGTCGCCCTTTGCGACCACCCATAACAACACCTTGGGCCTGCAATTGCCCGAAAGCCCGCTGATGGTCAGGGTCGATGAAAGCCGCACTCGGCAGGTGCTGGCCAATCTGATCTCTAACGCCTGCAAATATTCCGATGCAGAGTCTGAGGTGCAAATCCGTGCCGAGCGGTTGGGCGACCGGGCGATTGTCTTTATTCAAAACACTGGCCCCGGCGTGCCTGAGAATTTCCGCCCGCGGATTTTTCAAGCTTTCTCTCAGGCGGATGGATCAGACACCCGCGCCAAGGGCGGTACCGGGTTGGGGCTGAACATCACCCGGCAGATTATCAAACGTCAGGATGGCACCATCGGCTTTGAAAGCATTCCGAATGGCGTCACCGTCTTTTGGTTCACCTGCCCCATCGCCAATGCCGAGACCACACAGTCGCCCACCCTGCCAGACATGCGAATTGCGGCGCGGGATGAAAAACTGCGTGTGCTGCACATCGAAGACGATCTGGATTTTGCTGAGGTCATCCGCACAGGATTGGACAGCGTTGCGGATGTGACCAATGTCACCAACCTTGCCCAAGCCCGAAAGTTGATCGGCAAAGACGAGCTTGATGTCGTGATCCTTGATTGGTCTTTGCCTGACGGTGATGCCCGCTCTTTGCTCGAAGATATTACCCGGCTGCACCCTGCCGCCAAGATCATCAGCCTTTCTGCCGACAACAATCGCGAACCCGACCCGCGGGTCGGGATTAACCTTATCAAATCACGGAGCGGCATTAGCTCGGTGGTCAATTCAATTACAGGAACAACCGCACGCGCATCCTAAAGCTGTTAACCCTACGGCATGACGCTAAAGTGCGGCATGCCATATTATTGCCAAGATGGTTTGCCAGTTTAATTAAATTACAACTCATAGGTCATGCTATAATTTGCAGCATGCACGCTTCTGGGCGAGGATTTACGAGTGTCGTCGAAGTCATTTAACAAACGTACCGCCGCCACATTTTTTCTGGGCAGCGCCATTTCAGGCAGCTGGTACACAGCAACTTCTGTACTGTTCGCAGGCCAGATCGGGGAGGTTCTGCCCGTGGTCGGCGCAATCGTTCTGGCGGGGATCACACCCTTTGCGGTGAACGCATTGCGATCAGGCCGCGATCAACCTCTTGAAAACCATGATATGGCGCAACGGCTTAAAGCGTTTGACAGCCATGCCATCGTGAACATTTTAGATACAGGCGGCATGCTGACACAGGTCAATGATCGCTTTATCGAACTGACCGGCTATACCCGCGACCAACTGATAGGTCAGCCAGTTTCGATGCTTTACAACGAACGGTCTCGCGAACTTGCTGCAGAAATGCGCACCGCTTTGATGCAGGGCAAGACATGGCAGGGCGAAACCCCGCTGTGCTGTGCCGACGGTCGGGTGATCCAGACACAATGCACCGTCATGCCGCTTTTTGACCACCAAGGAGCATGGGCCGGGTCAATCTCGGCCCGTACCGATGTGACCCACGCGAATGAGCTTTTGGCCGAGCGTGACACCGCTGAGACGCTGTATGAGCTGCGCGATGACATCTGGATCGTCGATGCCGAAACGCACCGCTTTAGCTATATGAATCGCGTCGCAATGAGCCGTACCGGTTGGCGCGACGATTCTTATTCAGAACGCACCCTCCAGGACCTTGCCGAAAAAAGCGGCAACCAAACCGTGCTTGAAGCCTGCCGCAGCCTTTCTGCCTCGGGCAAGGGAATGACCCAGTTCGACACAGAAATTATGGGCAATCACTTTCAGGTCACGATCAAACTGCTCCCCATCGGCGGCACGGCGGGGCGCTTCTTAATCATGATGCACGACATTACGGACATCATCGACGAAGAGCGGATGAAGTCCGAGTTCATCTCGATGGTCAGCCATGAGCTGCGCTCGCCGCTTACCTCGATCAAAGGGTCGATGGGGCTGCTTTTGTCGCGGGCGGCGGGTGAACTGCCCAGCAAGGCACGGGCCCTGTTGGAGATATCGCACCGCAATGCAGACCGCTTGGTATTGATCATCAATGACATTCTTGATCTTGAAAAAATCTCGAATGGGCGGCTGGAATTCAACCTTCAACAGACTGATATGTCTGAGCTTCTTCGGGAAACGAGTGCCGCCAACGCCTCGCTTGAACAGCGCCACGGCGTACGCATTCAAGTTGAAAACGCCGATAACCTCATGCAGGTCGTCACGGATCCAAACCGGGTCATTCAGGTGCTGACAAACTTCCTATCCAACGCGGCCAAATTCTCGAAACCCGGTGAGCGGATCGTCATCCGCGCCGAAGAGACGGACGATGAATTGCGCATTTCTGTGTCGGACCGGGGGCCGGGCATTCCGGCATCTGAAGAGCACAAAGTGTTCCAGCGTTTCGCCGATCTGTCCAACTCAAGCCGCGCTGAAAAGGGCGGTACGGGGCTTGGCCTTAGCGTGTGCAAGGCCATCGTCGAAAACCTTGGTGGTAAAATAGGTTTTGACAGCCGCGAGGGATTTGGTACGACATTTTACTTTACCCTGCCGAAGAAAAATTTTCAGGTAGCGGCAGAGGAACCGGCTTCGTTGCTGCGCGAAGCCTCCTAGAGAGAGTACGGAATGATCAAACTGCTGCACGTCGAAGATGACGCGGATATTCGGGAAATCGCGCTGATGGCGCTTGAGCTGAGCGGCGATTTCGATGTCGTCCAGTGCGAGACCGGAGAAGTGGCGCTGAAACAGGTTCAGTCCTACACCCCCGATGTTATCCTGCTCGACATGATGATGCCCGGCATGACGGGTCGCCAGACCCTTGAAAAAATGCGTGAGATGGACAGCCTGCGCGATGTGCCGGCAATCTTTATGACCGCTCGTGCCCAGCATAATGAAATTGAAGAACTGCGCGATCTGGGGGCGGCTGATGTCATCAGCAAACCGTTTGACCCCATCGCCCTGGCCGATCAGGTCAAAGCAGCGATGCAGAGCGCCTAAGCCAGGATCCCCTCAGTTTGCCATTCCGGCGATCTGTTGTGAGTTGTAATGAATAAGGACGTGCCTCGGCGGGCACGGCCGCCACGTCATTAGGCGTGAGCGTCGATTTCTTTACGACACTGTGCAACGAAACCATCCAGTTCCGAGATGATCTCGATAGGGCAATCCGCCCGGTTGGCGCTTGGCCCGGCCAGATGGTCCACGATCTGCGTCTCACATTTACGCGCCATACGGCCCAGATCTTCGAACCCCAAGGATCCAGCGCTGCCTGCAATCTGGTGCAGGATGGCCTGCGCGCTTGCCAGATTTCCTTTGATCTCTTCCACAGTCGTCGCGTCCCACGCCGCGAGCCCATGGCTTGCAATCTGCGTCTGACGCTCGGCCAACATTTCGACAAAGCGCTTGCGGATGCGCTCTATGCCGGGAAGTTCAGCTAACATTTTAGTCATGCCTGTTGATCATTCTGCCAAAAGTCATTGAGCGATTTCGTATGTGCCACACTGGCGGCTTCTGCACTTGCATGGGCCTGCGCCAGCGCGTCCATGACGGAATTGCCGCTCTTCCAAATCAGCCGCACGGCCTCGCCCGAACTGACACGCGGGTGAACGCGCTCGCCATTATTGTCGAATAATTCAGTTTGAGACAACTCAAAGTTAACCGCATCCATCAACCCGCCCATATTCGGGCGCCAGCCGCTTTCCGTGATGCACACAAATGTGCCGTTACCCGCGTAGGACATGAGCACCTGATGATCGACAAGCGTGTCGGACAGGATCTCGGCCACATCGGACACAAGGCTGTAGAACTCAAACGAGGTCATCGTCGCGTGGAAAGCGTCCACCTCGCGGATGGTGAATGCAAAGGCGGTAGAGCCGAACAGAGCGCTGCGCGAAAGCTGTGCGACGTAGTTCTCCATCGCGGTGTAATCGATCACATTGTCCACGTCATAGATCGGGATTGGCTCAAACAGCTCCATATGGGTGGCTTGGTCCGCGATCGTTTTGGCGGCAAAGATTTTCTTGGTTCGCTGCTGGCGCTCTTTCACCATGCCTTCGACCAGTCCGATGCGTGCTTTCAGTTCGGCAATCTCGAACGGTTTGGTCACATAGTCGGTGGCCCCGGCAGCAAAAGCCGCATCGATATAGCGTTTGTCGGACATCGCGGTCAGCATCAGGATCGGCGTATCGGCATGGCGCGAGGAATTGCGAATGTGCTGCGCCAGTTCGATCCCATCCATCCCCGGCATCTGAATATCAAGCATGAAGCAATCAATCGGCCCAAGGTTCGGATCGCCCAACATATCAACCGCGTGCAGAGCCGATGGGGCGGTCGTCAGTTCATGCGCGCCGATGATCTCTACAAATTGCCCAAGCAATTCGAGGATAATCGGATCGTCATCCACCGCCAGAATTCTCATTACATCTCTCCACAGATAAAAAACTTTGGGCCCCAAACTGGACGGGCCGCTGCTTCCTCCTAATTTCCCTGTGAAGTGTGGCCTAATTTGGGCGATTCCTTAGTAAATAGACGACAAACCGAGGTACTGTTTCCATTCCGATGCATTTTTTCCAAAACTAATCTGCAAATTTTACCGGATCTCCTTTTTGCGGAACTTCCGGTCAAGTCTCACTCAATTGTGATTCTTCAAACGAAAATGGCCCGACGTTTCCGCCGGGCCATTCGATCTTTGATGTTTTCAAGTCTTAGCCCAAGGTCGCCTTGATCGCATCAGCGGTGGCACCCACAACCTTATCCGCTTCTTCGCGGGTCAGGCAGAAGGGCGGCGCAAAGCCGATGATGTCACCTTGGGGCATGGCGCGGGCGATCACACCTGCTTTGACCATATCGCCAACGATGGTCGGCACCACTTTGCGCGCCGGATCAAACTGCGTGCGGCCATCGCGATCTTCGACCAACTCCACGGCACAGAGCATACCTTCGCCGCGAATGTCGCCCACCTTGGGGTGGTCGCCCAATGCGGCCTTCATCTGAGCATTCAGATAGCCGCCCACGTCCGAGGCATTCTCGATCAGCTTCAGATCATCGATCAGCTTGAGGTTCGCGATCCCGGCAGCGGCCCCGATGGGGTGCGCCGAATAGGTCCAGCCGTGGCCGATGGGGCCGTTTTCATCGGTGCCCTGCTCCAGCACTTTCCACATCTTGTCACCAACGATCGAACCCGACAGCGGCGCATAGGCCGAGGTCAAACCCTTGGCGATGGTGATCAGGTCCGGCTTCATCCCGTAGTGGTCCGAGCCGAACATGCTGCCCAGACGGCCAAAGCCGGTGACAACCTCATCCGCGACCAGCAGGATGTCGTGTTTGTTCAGCACCTCCTGCACGGCAGCCCAATAGCCTTCGGGCGGCGGCACGATGCCCCCGGTCCCCAGAACCGGCTCCCCGATGAAGGCGGCGATGGTGTCGGCACCTTCGCGTTCGATCAGCGCTTCCAATTCGCCCACCAGATGCGCGGTGAACTCTGCTTCGCTCATGTTGGCGTCGGGGCGGCGGTAGTAATAGGGCGCGTCGGTGTGGACCACCTGCGCCAGCGGCAGGTCGAATTTCTTGTGGAACAGCTCCAGTCCAGTCAGCGAGCCGGTGACAAGGCCCGACCCGTGATACCCCCGCCAGCGCGAGATGATCTTTTTCTTCTCAGGACGGCCAAGGATGTTGTTGTAGTACCAGATCAGCTTGACGTTGGTCTCATTTGCGTCCGATCCACCAAGGCCGAAATAGACCTTGCTCATGCCTTCAGGCGCGCGGTCGAGGATCATTTTCGACAGGGTGATGCTCGCCTCGGTGCCGTGGCCGACGTAAGAATGGTAATAGGCCAATTCATGCGCCTGCTCGGCAATCGCCTCGGCAATCTCGGTCCGGCCATAGCCCACGTTCACGCAGTAGAGGCCGGCAAAAGCGTCGAGCATCTGGTTGCCGTCGCGGTCGGTGATATGGCTGCCTTTGGCGGTCTTAATCACACGGGTCGGGCTTTCGCCGCGCGCGTGCTGCGCCAGATGGGTGGAGGGGTGAAAGAAATTTTCACGGTCCCATTGTTCAAGCATATCGTTCTTCAGCATTGGTCTTTCCTTTCTTCCGACGCGCCTTTGCGCCGTATCTTCAAATCTCAGGCCCAGTCACGGCAGACGTATTTGACTTCCGTAAAGGCTTCGAGCCCCAGCCGCGAGCCTTCGCGTCCGATGCCCGATTGTTTCGTCCCGCCAAAGGGGATCGGCGCGCCGGTCACCTTGGTGCGGTTCACCGCCACCATGCCGAAACACAGCGCCCGGCTGGCGCGGTAGATGCGGCGTGGGTCTTGGCTGTGGACATAGGCCACCAACCCGTATTCCGTGTCATTGGCCCGTGTGATAGCCTCATCCTCACTGTCGAAGGCCGCGATGGCGGCCACGGGGCCAAAGGTCTCTTCACGCATGATCAGCGCGTCCGCAGGCACATCCGCCAGCACCGTCGGCTCAAAGAACAGCGGCCCCGCTGCGTGACGTTTGCCACCACAAAGCAGCCGCGCCCCACGGTCAAGCGCATCTTTGACGTGTTCCTCTTGTTTGGCGACTGCTTTCTCGTTCATCAGGGGGCCGATGTCGGGATCGTCCGCGCCGATGCCCACGGTCAGCGCCTGCGTCGCTGCGGTGAACCGCGCGCAGAAGGTCGCGTAGCTGTCGCGGGCAATGAAGAAGCGGTTGGCACCGAGGCAGTCCTGACCGGAGGTGGCGAACTTGGCCTTGATCGCCTCTTCGACCGCGCGGTCCATATCGGCATCATCGAACATGATGAAAGGCGCATGGCCGCCGAGTTCCAGCACCAAGCGTTTCACACTGTCGGATGCCTGACGGTACAGCAGCTTGCCAATCTCGGTAGACCCGGTGAAGGAGATCGCCCGCACGCGGTTGTCCTCCATCCACGGCTTCACGATCTCCGGCGCTTCGCCAGTGACGACGTTGAACACGCCCTTGGGCAGCCCGGCCTGCTCGCCCAACTCGGCCAAGGCAAGCGCCGAGAATGGCGTCTCTGCCGAAGGATGTGCCACCACGGTGCAGCCCGCCGCCAGCGCGGCACCTGCCTTGCGGGTCAGCATGGCCGAAGGGAAGTTCCACGGGGTGATGAGCGCGGCCACGCCCACCGGCTCGCGCCAGATTTCCACCTCGGCATCCGGAAGATGCGAGGTGACGCCTTCGATGTTTGGGCGGCGCGCCTCTTCGGAATAGAACTCAAAGAAAGACGCGGCATAGTCGATCTCTCCGCGCGATTCCGAGATCGGCTTGCCCTGTTCGGCGGTCATGATCCGCGCCAGATCCTCGCGATTTTCTAGCATCAGATCGCGCCAGCGGCGCAGGATGGCACCACGCTCTTGCGGCAACAGCCCGGCCCAATGGGGAAAGGCGGCATGGGCGGCATCCACAGCGGCGCGGCTGTCATCGGCGTTAAGCTTAGCCACCGACCCCAAGACCGCACCGCTTGCCGGGTCAGTCACCTTGAAGTCATCGCTCTGCGCGCCAGCGACCCATGCGCCGCCGACATAAGCGAAATGGCGGGCCAGCTCGCCCCGCGTCAGCGCGGGCAGACCATCGGCGGGGGTTGGGATCATCTTGGTCATCGGGCACCTCCTTGGGATGAATTGCCCCGAAGGTAAGACAGGATGCGGCGCGGGTTTGACCGAATATCAGCCGATCCGCAGGAGGTTTTGCGGCGCGGCCCCCTGCCCGCCGCAAAAACTACGGCGGCTCAGCTTTTGTCTTCGGGCAAGAGCAGCGACAGCGGCAGCGGTGCCGATTTGACCGATTTGGTGACCACATAGGTGAAATAGCGCGTCAGCCCGGCCTGCTGATCCAAAAGCGCATCCATCAGACGTTGGTAGCTGTCGATGTCGCGGGTGACGACCTGTAGCAGATAGTCAAAACCGCCGCCCAAGGCCCAGCACTGGACGATCTCATCATGCTGCGCGATCACGGCCTCGAAGCGTTGAAACGCCTCGGCCCGGTGGTTGCCCAGTTCAGCCTGCACAAAGACAGTGACATGCGGGGCGATGCGGCGCAGGGCGACATGGGCTTGATAGCCGGTGATGATGCCCGCAGACTCCAACCGCGCCAGCCGTTCACCGCAGGCGGTGGGGCTAAGATTAACCTTATCGGCAAGCGCAGATTTGGCGATGCGCCCCTCGCGAGAGAGGATCGAAAGCACCGCGATATCGCGTTTATCCAGTTTGACAAAGCTCATGGCAGTTTCATGCGAGCGCAGGTCAGACTTGTCAATTGTCATGATTGTGGTGATCATCCAGATCATGACAAAATGGCGCCCAGACCCCGGATCCCTGACCCGACCTGCCTACCGATCACTCGTTCAGACGATTGAAACGGCGATTCAGAATGGCGTGCTCAAACCCGGAGACCGGATGCCGACGCAGCGCCAACTGGCGTTCGATCTGTCGCTTAGCGTGCAAACCGTCAGCCGCGCCTATGACAAGCTGGTCGAGGCGGGCAAGATCGTCGGAGAGGTGGGGCGCGGCACTTTCGTACGCGCGGCGAGCGATGAGATCTCCATGCCCTTCGTCAGCCGCAAGGCCGCCGGGCGGTTGCTGGACATGTCGATCCTGAAACCTGTGCTGGATCACGCCCATGAAGAGGCGATGCAAAAGACGCTCCGCGCCATGGCGCGGTCCCTGCCCCGCGCGATGATGGGCGGGTTTCGCCAAGACCTCCGCGCCGGGGACAGCAGCAGCGCGGTGCGACGCTGGCTCTCGCTCTGCGGGTTGGATCTGCAGGGGATGGCGGTGATTCCGACCAACGGCAGCACCAGCGCGATGACCGTGGCGATGATGACGGCGGCCCAACCCGGCGATCTGATCGTCAGCGAAGACATCGGCCATCACACCCTGCGCCCCCTTGCCCGCTTTTTAGGCATCCGTCTGCAAGGAGTGAGCGTCGACGCGGGCGGCATCTGCCCCGAGGCGCTGGAGCGGATCTGCGCGAAAGAGCCTGTCAAAGCCGTCTACCTGATCCCCAATGGGGCCAATCCGCTGGCCTTTACCATGACGGAAAACCGCCGCGCGGCGGTGATCGAGGTGGCAAGACGCCATGACCTGCTGATCATCGAAAACCAATCATGGGGGCCGCTGCAAGACGCGCCGCCACCGCCGATGGCAGCCATGGCGCCAGAACGGGTGCTCTATTTCACCAGCCTCACGAAATGCCTGATGCCCGGGCTGCGGGTCGGCTATCTTGTGGTGCCGGACCACCTTGGCGCCTCGGCGGGCAACCGGCATATGGTGACCAGTTGGATGGCCACCAATATGATGACTGAAATCGCCGGGCGCTGGATCGAGGAAGGGACCGCCCAAACCCTGCTCAACCGTCAGCAACTGGCCCTGCGTGACCGTGCCGACTTCGCCGCCAATGTCTTTCGCGGACTCGACATGCGCACCAGTCCAAACGGGCTGCACCTTTGGCTGCCTTGCCATGACACCTACGAAGAGGCCGAACTGGTCAAATCCATCCGCGAGAGTGGGGTCGCCGTGGCCAATGGGGCCAGCTTTGCCATCGGCCCGCCGGACCGTCATCCGGGGCTGCGCGTCTCAATCGGGGGGCAATCCTTTCCTGAATTTGCCCGCGGGATTCGCATGATCGATGCAAGATTACGCAACAGGGGTAGGACCGGGTGACTGTGAGAGCGTCTCAAATTGTCATGGATCAATATTCACATTGACATGATTGGGATCGGTTTAAATGATCTAACAGTCAGGACATTAGTTTCGCTGCGGCCTTTGTGCTGCGCGGGCAATAAATGAAAGGGAGTAACATGGCTATTTTCAAGACCGTAATCACCGGGGGTATCCTCGCAGCCGTGACGAGTGTCGCAGGCGCGGCCTCTGCCGACACATGGCGCTATGCCTTCGAAGAAGCACTGGACGAAGTGCAGGGCAAATACGCCCAGAAGTTCAAAGAAGAAGTCGAAGCGAACTCCGACCACGAAGTTCAGCTTTTCCCATACGGCACCTTGGGTGAATCCGTCGACACGATGGAGCAGGCGCAAGCCGGCATCTTGCAGTTCGTGGACCAGTCGCCCGGCTTTACCGGCGCGCTGATCCCCGAAGCGCAGGTGTTCTTCGTGCCTTATCTGCTGCCGCAGGACGGTGAGCAACTCAACGAGTTCTTCCGTACCTCCAAGGCCATCAACGAGATGTTCCCCGCGCTCTATGCAGAGCAAGGTCTGGAACTGCTCAGAATGTTCCCCGAAGGCGAAGTCTGCATGACCACGCAAGAGCCGGTCAAAACGCCCGAAGACCTTAACGAGGTCAAGTTCCGCGTCATGACCAACCCGCTCTTGGTGGAAAGCTACAAAGCCTTCGGCGCGACGCCAACACCGCTGCCATGGGGCGAAGTCTATGGCGCGATGCAGACCGGCATCATCCAAGGTCAGGAAAACCCGGGCTTCTATCTGGAATCCACCAAGATGTATGAGGTGACAGACGTCATCACCTGCATCGGCCACAACAACTTCACCACCGCTGTGATGGCCAACAAGGATTTCTATGAGGGTCTGTCCGATGAGGACAAAGAGGTTGTGCAGAACGCTTCTGACGCGGCATTCGATTATATCCTCGAATACCAGTCCGGCCTGCAGGAAAAGTCGCTGGAAAACATCGCAGCGGCGAAGCCTGACATGCAGATCAACATCCTGTCCGAAGAAGAGCGTCAGCCCTTCAAAGACAAGGCTGCATCGGTCGAAGAAGCCTTCATCGAGATGACAGGTGACAGCGGCAAGGAAATCCTTGAGCAATTCAAGGCCGACCTCGAATCCGTTAAGTAAACGCACCCTTTCACCCTCCGGCACTGTCCGGGGGGTGACCTTATTTTGACGCGATCCATTTTGAACCATTCACGGGATGACGCCGGTGACGGAAGACAACCACAGTTCGCAACTGCAATCGCAGACAGATACCACCGGCACTGATGACGCCCCCGTTGGCACCTATAAATCCACCCTACCCGGCCC of Sulfitobacter sp. DSM 110093 contains these proteins:
- a CDS encoding response regulator; the encoded protein is MRILAVDDDPIILELLGQFVEIIGAHELTTAPSALHAVDMLGDPNLGPIDCFMLDIQMPGMDGIELAQHIRNSSRHADTPILMLTAMSDKRYIDAAFAAGATDYVTKPFEIAELKARIGLVEGMVKERQQRTKKIFAAKTIADQATHMELFEPIPIYDVDNVIDYTAMENYVAQLSRSALFGSTAFAFTIREVDAFHATMTSFEFYSLVSDVAEILSDTLVDHQVLMSYAGNGTFVCITESGWRPNMGGLMDAVNFELSQTELFDNNGERVHPRVSSGEAVRLIWKSGNSVMDALAQAHASAEAASVAHTKSLNDFWQNDQQA
- a CDS encoding aspartate aminotransferase family protein, encoding MLKNDMLEQWDRENFFHPSTHLAQHARGESPTRVIKTAKGSHITDRDGNQMLDAFAGLYCVNVGYGRTEIAEAIAEQAHELAYYHSYVGHGTEASITLSKMILDRAPEGMSKVYFGLGGSDANETNVKLIWYYNNILGRPEKKKIISRWRGYHGSGLVTGSLTGLELFHKKFDLPLAQVVHTDAPYYYRRPDANMSEAEFTAHLVGELEALIEREGADTIAAFIGEPVLGTGGIVPPPEGYWAAVQEVLNKHDILLVADEVVTGFGRLGSMFGSDHYGMKPDLITIAKGLTSAYAPLSGSIVGDKMWKVLEQGTDENGPIGHGWTYSAHPIGAAAGIANLKLIDDLKLIENASDVGGYLNAQMKAALGDHPKVGDIRGEGMLCAVELVEDRDGRTQFDPARKVVPTIVGDMVKAGVIARAMPQGDIIGFAPPFCLTREEADKVVGATADAIKATLG
- a CDS encoding NAD-dependent succinate-semialdehyde dehydrogenase, giving the protein MTKMIPTPADGLPALTRGELARHFAYVGGAWVAGAQSDDFKVTDPASGAVLGSVAKLNADDSRAAVDAAHAAFPHWAGLLPQERGAILRRWRDLMLENREDLARIMTAEQGKPISESRGEIDYAASFFEFYSEEARRPNIEGVTSHLPDAEVEIWREPVGVAALITPWNFPSAMLTRKAGAALAAGCTVVAHPSAETPFSALALAELGEQAGLPKGVFNVVTGEAPEIVKPWMEDNRVRAISFTGSTEIGKLLYRQASDSVKRLVLELGGHAPFIMFDDADMDRAVEEAIKAKFATSGQDCLGANRFFIARDSYATFCARFTAATQALTVGIGADDPDIGPLMNEKAVAKQEEHVKDALDRGARLLCGGKRHAAGPLFFEPTVLADVPADALIMREETFGPVAAIAAFDSEDEAITRANDTEYGLVAYVHSQDPRRIYRASRALCFGMVAVNRTKVTGAPIPFGGTKQSGIGREGSRLGLEAFTEVKYVCRDWA
- a CDS encoding Lrp/AsnC family transcriptional regulator; amino-acid sequence: MTIDKSDLRSHETAMSFVKLDKRDIAVLSILSREGRIAKSALADKVNLSPTACGERLARLESAGIITGYQAHVALRRIAPHVTVFVQAELGNHRAEAFQRFEAVIAQHDEIVQCWALGGGFDYLLQVVTRDIDSYQRLMDALLDQQAGLTRYFTYVVTKSVKSAPLPLSLLLPEDKS
- a CDS encoding PLP-dependent aminotransferase family protein; protein product: MTKWRPDPGSLTRPAYRSLVQTIETAIQNGVLKPGDRMPTQRQLAFDLSLSVQTVSRAYDKLVEAGKIVGEVGRGTFVRAASDEISMPFVSRKAAGRLLDMSILKPVLDHAHEEAMQKTLRAMARSLPRAMMGGFRQDLRAGDSSSAVRRWLSLCGLDLQGMAVIPTNGSTSAMTVAMMTAAQPGDLIVSEDIGHHTLRPLARFLGIRLQGVSVDAGGICPEALERICAKEPVKAVYLIPNGANPLAFTMTENRRAAVIEVARRHDLLIIENQSWGPLQDAPPPPMAAMAPERVLYFTSLTKCLMPGLRVGYLVVPDHLGASAGNRHMVTSWMATNMMTEIAGRWIEEGTAQTLLNRQQLALRDRADFAANVFRGLDMRTSPNGLHLWLPCHDTYEEAELVKSIRESGVAVANGASFAIGPPDRHPGLRVSIGGQSFPEFARGIRMIDARLRNRGRTG